One genomic region from bacterium encodes:
- a CDS encoding putative toxin-antitoxin system toxin component, PIN family: protein MKIVLDTNVIVSAFGTQGLCAQVFAHCLFEHKIIISEFIIEEVVRALEEKFKLPKQKTKEHRQFLFDEAKVVIPLKVPADACDDPKDLEILGTAWADKADVIITGDKHLLSIKEFKGISILSVREFWEKSRRNV from the coding sequence ATGAAAATTGTCTTGGATACGAACGTGATTGTTTCTGCTTTTGGCACTCAAGGATTATGCGCGCAGGTTTTTGCTCATTGTCTTTTTGAACATAAAATTATAATCAGCGAGTTTATAATTGAAGAAGTGGTAAGGGCTCTGGAAGAAAAATTTAAATTACCTAAACAAAAGACAAAAGAGCATAGGCAATTCTTGTTCGACGAGGCGAAAGTAGTAATTCCTCTGAAAGTTCCCGCAGATGCTTGCGATGACCCGAAAGATTTGGAAATTCTTGGCACGGCTTGGGCAGATAAAGCAGATGTTATAATAACAGGCGACAAACACTTACTTTCAATAAAAGAATTCAAGGGCATCAGTATTTTGAGTGTTCGCGAATTCTGGGAAAAAAGCAGAAGAAATGTTTAA
- a CDS encoding GDP-mannose 4,6-dehydratase has protein sequence MQCLVTGAAGFIGSSLVERLLSEEDNDVFAIDDFSTGSKENISHLLNNPRFHFQQGSILDKDLLKELIDKCEIIYHLAAAVGVKYIMENLIKSIRINIEGTENVLEIASHDKKKVLITSSSEIYGKSENYPFNEESDRILGPTTKLRWSYSASKATDEFLAIAYHKEKVLPIVITRLFNVSGPKQVGEYGMVIPRFVEQALKGEPITVYGDGKQLRSFIHIEDTVNGLISLMENENTNGEIFNLGSPHPVNISQLAEMVKQFTQSKSQIKYIPYRQVYGDDFEDLKYRVPDISKISKTIGFKPTKSLEDIVKDVIEYYKKKLMADSL, from the coding sequence ATGCAATGTTTGGTGACAGGCGCGGCCGGTTTTATCGGCTCTAGTTTAGTGGAACGTTTACTTTCAGAAGAAGACAATGATGTATTTGCAATTGATGACTTTTCCACGGGCAGTAAAGAAAATATATCCCACCTTTTAAATAATCCCAGATTCCATTTCCAGCAGGGCTCCATATTAGATAAAGACTTATTGAAAGAACTAATAGATAAATGCGAGATAATTTATCATCTTGCGGCAGCAGTTGGGGTCAAATATATTATGGAAAATCTTATTAAATCCATAAGAATTAATATTGAAGGGACAGAAAATGTTCTTGAAATTGCGTCTCATGATAAAAAAAAGGTACTTATTACTTCTTCGTCGGAAATATATGGCAAAAGCGAAAATTATCCTTTCAATGAGGAATCCGACAGAATACTGGGCCCAACCACAAAATTAAGATGGAGTTATTCTGCCAGCAAAGCAACAGATGAGTTTTTGGCTATTGCTTATCATAAAGAAAAAGTGTTGCCCATAGTTATAACAAGACTTTTCAACGTATCCGGTCCCAAACAAGTGGGAGAATATGGTATGGTTATTCCAAGGTTTGTCGAACAGGCGTTAAAAGGTGAGCCGATAACTGTATATGGCGATGGAAAACAATTGAGGAGTTTTATCCATATAGAAGACACTGTCAATGGTTTAATCTCTCTTATGGAAAACGAGAATACAAATGGTGAAATATTTAATTTGGGCAGTCCTCATCCTGTTAATATTTCTCAATTAGCCGAAATGGTTAAGCAATTTACTCAAAGCAAATCTCAAATTAAATATATTCCTTATAGACAAGTTTACGGTGATGATTTTGAAGACTTGAAATATAGAGTTCCCGATATATCAAAAATCTCTAAAACAATCGGGTTTAAACCGACAAAATCTTTGGAAGATATAGTAAAAGACGTAATTGAATACTATAAAAAAAAGTTGATGGCTGATAGTTT
- a CDS encoding DUF3800 domain-containing protein: MNTLYLFIDESGNFDFSPNGTKFFVLTVLSTMNPFDIGSSLLKLRYDLLPNYACGTSMAEQGYFHASEDTQEVRNNVFSIISKTNHQMRVDSIIAQKNKANPTFHKQPLEFYKVMGEALLKYAFNRAVWHDFDHVVVVFSSLFDKKKRGILKQAFKSLVKHQAKVPFALYFHNSKFDLCNQAADYFCWAIYRKWESTDERSYVLAKHIIKSEFPIFGKGKKQYYAYKR; this comes from the coding sequence ATGAACACGCTTTATCTTTTTATAGATGAATCAGGCAATTTTGATTTTAGTCCGAACGGGACGAAGTTCTTTGTTTTGACAGTGCTAAGCACTATGAATCCTTTTGATATCGGTTCATCTTTATTGAAACTTAGATATGATTTACTGCCGAACTATGCCTGCGGAACAAGTATGGCAGAACAGGGATACTTTCACGCATCGGAAGATACACAGGAAGTGCGAAATAATGTGTTCTCGATAATCTCTAAAACGAATCACCAAATGAGAGTTGATTCAATTATCGCGCAGAAAAACAAAGCCAACCCAACATTTCATAAGCAGCCGCTAGAATTTTATAAGGTAATGGGAGAAGCACTGCTCAAATATGCTTTTAACCGTGCTGTGTGGCATGATTTTGACCATGTTGTTGTAGTCTTCAGCAGTTTATTTGATAAAAAGAAAAGAGGCATTCTCAAACAGGCCTTCAAATCGCTTGTCAAACATCAGGCAAAAGTCCCATTCGCCTTATATTTTCACAATTCAAAGTTTGACCTATGCAACCAAGCCGCGGATTATTTTTGCTGGGCTATTTATCGGAAGTGGGAATCAACCGACGAGCGGTCGTATGTTTTGGCGAAACACATTATAAAATCGGAATTCCCTATCTTTGGTAAAGGGAAAAAGCAATATTATGCATATAAAAGATGA
- a CDS encoding type II toxin-antitoxin system HicA family toxin, translating to MPRITSIPARRLCKIFEKKGFRRVRTKGDHFVYTKSGLSRPVVIPNWPAVPVFIIKNNLRTANISREEYFELLKKV from the coding sequence ATGCCAAGAATTACGTCTATTCCTGCAAGACGATTGTGTAAAATTTTCGAGAAGAAGGGATTTAGACGTGTAAGAACTAAAGGCGACCACTTTGTTTATACCAAATCCGGGTTATCAAGACCTGTAGTAATCCCCAATTGGCCGGCAGTTCCTGTTTTTATCATCAAAAATAATTTAAGAACAGCCAATATATCAAGAGAAGAATATTTTGAACTGTTAAAGAAAGTATAA
- a CDS encoding tetratricopeptide repeat protein — protein MEQKDNMWLEERRDEFLRDVIQQFFNAYLNFKKEYRKFKSEGKIKFVHFAQWVGTEEKKGPLWNLKDLTHNLLDRPHQFFTHEIAFERAIHLIFHQLMSFKEHIYVLEQYDHVVRQRFNKTDEELSEALDDFKQLIVKIKGEMPEEIESAKELFETSLKLFKPMLPKFKRNKLAVRYIVENKEVIEKVYGKNQWEKILKLMFNNKKEEAYYMVAMWYFENGDYVQARACIKKALQLNPSSEKITSFSKKISTFLKGK, from the coding sequence ATGGAACAGAAAGATAATATGTGGTTAGAAGAAAGGAGGGATGAGTTTTTAAGAGATGTCATCCAACAATTTTTTAACGCTTATTTGAATTTTAAAAAAGAATATCGGAAGTTTAAAAGCGAAGGGAAAATTAAATTTGTTCATTTTGCCCAGTGGGTGGGGACGGAAGAAAAAAAGGGTCCGCTTTGGAATTTGAAAGATTTGACGCATAATCTTTTAGACAGGCCTCATCAATTTTTTACGCACGAAATAGCTTTTGAACGCGCAATTCATCTGATTTTTCACCAACTTATGAGTTTCAAGGAACATATCTATGTTTTGGAACAATACGACCATGTAGTAAGACAAAGATTTAACAAAACCGACGAAGAATTGTCGGAAGCTTTGGATGATTTCAAGCAATTGATTGTGAAGATTAAAGGAGAAATGCCCGAAGAAATAGAATCTGCCAAAGAATTATTCGAAACGTCTTTAAAATTATTCAAGCCAATGCTACCTAAATTTAAGCGTAACAAGCTTGCAGTAAGATATATCGTGGAAAACAAAGAGGTAATAGAAAAGGTATATGGTAAAAACCAATGGGAAAAGATATTGAAGTTGATGTTCAATAACAAAAAAGAGGAAGCGTATTATATGGTGGCTATGTGGTATTTTGAAAACGGAGATTATGTTCAAGCGCGCGCATGTATAAAAAAAGCTCTTCAACTGAATCCAAGCAGTGAAAAGATAACGAGTTTTTCTAAAAAAATTTCTACTTTTTTGAAAGGGAAATAA
- a CDS encoding ribbon-helix-helix protein, CopG family: protein MSDTITIRLSKKERNNLESTSKKTNLTVSQLVREAVRRYLAVERFRALRAETVPYAERAGFFTDEDILDK from the coding sequence ATGAGCGACACTATTACGATTAGGTTATCTAAAAAAGAAAGGAATAATTTAGAGTCCACAAGTAAGAAGACAAATCTTACCGTAAGCCAGTTAGTCAGGGAAGCTGTTCGGCGCTACCTTGCTGTGGAACGTTTTAGAGCATTAAGGGCGGAGACTGTTCCTTACGCTGAAAGAGCGGGCTTTTTTACGGATGAAGATATTTTAGACAAATAA
- a CDS encoding ABC transporter permease, which yields MDYRFFLAIRHMKSKGKRFLSFATFISILGIALGVAAIIVVMGVMNGFSEEIRNKILGLKPHIVVNMFSPDSNGLSLAIEKIEQVDGVVASSPVLWGEGILQYRERAKGIIIKGIDFQKEIKVTDLKKYIKPALDDFISEPQTSAEEFTDLGDGGILIGEELAKGLGLFGYDEVSLISTQLKVKKFKVKGFFNSGMYEYDNSLVFLSLEDARDLLALGSEYDGIQVKIEDVFKAPAVKEKLQEVLSSIAIVRTWQETDRTLFEALKLEKIAMFTILTLIVIVASFNIASTLIVMVMEKKRQIGILKTIGATSADIRKIFLYQGLIIGFCGAVLGCVTGLVLGILLKKYHFIALSEEIYSMSYLPIKLEWTMFAVVGLLALFICLLATIYPASRASKLTVGETLRYE from the coding sequence ATGGATTACAGATTTTTTCTTGCAATCAGGCATATGAAGAGCAAGGGGAAGAGATTTCTTTCCTTTGCTACTTTCATTTCCATATTGGGTATTGCGCTTGGTGTTGCGGCGATTATTGTCGTTATGGGTGTAATGAATGGGTTCAGCGAAGAAATAAGAAACAAGATATTGGGATTAAAACCGCATATTGTTGTCAATATGTTTTCTCCTGATTCTAACGGTTTATCTTTAGCTATCGAAAAAATAGAGCAAGTGGATGGTGTCGTTGCCAGTTCCCCTGTTCTTTGGGGTGAAGGGATTTTGCAGTATCGTGAAAGAGCTAAGGGAATAATAATTAAAGGCATTGATTTCCAGAAAGAAATTAAAGTTACGGATTTAAAGAAATATATTAAACCGGCTTTGGATGATTTTATTTCTGAGCCGCAAACAAGTGCTGAAGAATTTACTGATTTGGGAGACGGCGGTATTTTAATCGGCGAAGAACTTGCGAAGGGTTTAGGTCTCTTTGGTTACGACGAAGTATCTCTTATTTCCACGCAGTTAAAAGTTAAGAAGTTTAAAGTCAAAGGTTTTTTCAATTCGGGGATGTATGAATATGACAATTCGCTTGTGTTTTTATCTTTGGAAGATGCTCGGGATTTGCTCGCTCTGGGAAGCGAATACGATGGGATTCAGGTTAAAATAGAAGATGTATTTAAGGCGCCAGCCGTAAAAGAAAAATTGCAGGAGGTTCTCAGTTCTATTGCTATAGTGAGAACCTGGCAGGAAACGGATAGAACACTTTTTGAAGCGTTGAAGTTAGAAAAAATAGCGATGTTTACTATTCTTACTCTTATCGTAATTGTTGCGTCTTTTAATATCGCTTCCACGTTAATCGTAATGGTAATGGAAAAGAAAAGACAGATAGGAATACTTAAAACAATAGGAGCTACTTCTGCCGATATAAGAAAAATATTTTTATATCAGGGTTTGATTATAGGTTTTTGCGGGGCAGTATTAGGTTGCGTTACAGGGCTTGTTCTTGGGATATTGCTCAAAAAATATCATTTTATTGCTTTGTCCGAAGAAATATATTCTATGTCTTATTTGCCCATTAAACTGGAGTGGACGATGTTTGCCGTAGTGGGATTATTGGCGTTATTTATTTGTCTTCTTGCAACGATTTATCCTGCGTCGCGGGCGTCTAAGCTAACAGTTGGGGAGACTTTAAGATATGAGTAA
- a CDS encoding chromosomal protein MC1 — MDTVKQYSLRIGSKEKHVFTGRSPRAAALKAASRGLKDKEGLIKLREHSRKKDGKWRLHVFKGKVVKVKKPDNAPDWMPNMINKPSVKKVRLDKLSKI; from the coding sequence ATGGATACAGTTAAACAGTATTCTTTAAGAATAGGCAGTAAGGAGAAACATGTTTTTACGGGCAGGTCGCCGAGAGCTGCTGCATTAAAAGCCGCTTCAAGAGGTTTAAAGGATAAAGAAGGTCTTATCAAATTAAGAGAACATTCAAGAAAAAAAGACGGCAAGTGGAGATTACATGTTTTTAAGGGTAAAGTAGTGAAAGTAAAAAAACCTGATAATGCGCCTGATTGGATGCCGAATATGATTAATAAACCTTCTGTAAAAAAGGTGCGGTTAGACAAACTTAGCAAGATATAG
- a CDS encoding ABC transporter ATP-binding protein encodes MPLIKAVGLHKSYPTCLAEDDLPRRNRQVKAGESRRVGESSLEVIRGIDLEIYEGQSIALLGSSGAGKSTLLCLLAGLERPSKGKIYWKGQDILKFSDEQRADLRKKDMGFVFQFFNLLPELSALENIMLPGLIDKQLLFEVKEKAKEILKELKLTQRASHYPYALSGGEQQRVAVGRAIMNNPIILFADEPTGNLDKTTAEKIVELMLNLIRNRGGALFIATHQEELALKMDRIIRIVDGKIVES; translated from the coding sequence ATGCCTTTAATAAAAGCCGTGGGTTTACACAAAAGTTATCCGACCTGCCTCGCCGAAGACGACCTGCCTCGCCGAAATCGGCAAGTCAAGGCGGGTGAGTCAAGGCGGGTAGGTGAAAGTTCTTTGGAAGTGATAAGAGGAATTGACTTGGAAATTTACGAAGGCCAGTCAATTGCTTTGCTGGGTTCTTCGGGCGCGGGTAAATCTACTCTTCTTTGTCTTTTAGCGGGACTGGAAAGACCATCTAAAGGCAAAATTTATTGGAAGGGACAGGATATTCTCAAATTTTCAGACGAACAAAGAGCTGATTTGAGGAAAAAAGACATGGGGTTCGTGTTTCAGTTTTTTAATTTATTGCCCGAACTTTCTGCATTAGAAAACATCATGTTGCCAGGTTTAATAGATAAACAACTTTTATTCGAAGTCAAAGAAAAAGCAAAAGAAATTCTGAAAGAATTAAAACTTACACAAAGAGCTTCTCATTATCCATATGCTTTATCCGGCGGAGAGCAGCAAAGAGTGGCTGTTGGCAGAGCTATAATGAATAATCCTATAATTTTATTTGCGGATGAACCCACCGGTAATCTTGACAAGACAACGGCAGAAAAAATTGTAGAGCTTATGTTAAATTTAATACGAAATAGGGGGGGGGCATTATTTATAGCCACCCATCAGGAAGAGTTGGCGCTTAAGATGGACCGTATTATAAGAATTGTAGACGGGAAAATAGTTGAGAGTTGA